From Sphingopyxis sp. MWB1, a single genomic window includes:
- a CDS encoding Do family serine endopeptidase, which yields MRYVYGITSALLMGGTALALVTQSPVGAQVAQNDSSEIARTVPRSGAPESFADLVEQLQPAVVNISTKQQVTLGVRLNPFAGTREPITQEQQGGGSGFLISNDGYIVTNNHVISGGPRGEEVNEVTVTLTNQKEYKAKIVGRDAASDLALLKIDAKGLPFVKFGDSNAARVGDWVVAIGNPLGLGSTVTAGIISAVQRNIGQGGAYDRYIQTDTAINRGNSGGPLFDLQGNVVGINNMLISPVGANIGVNFAIPADAAIPVINALRAGERPQRGYLGIGIAPVNEDLAAALGLPKDRGEFVQRVEPDGAAAKAGMKRGDVVTMVNGKEVTPRQTLSYIVANTKPGTRIPIEIVRDGKKVTLQAVVGERPPESELVGSDFDPEDEQALPDDPKGSADKVLQEQLGLAVQPLTSDIARAVGVDSDTKGLVIVAGSRTSDAARKGLRRGDVILSINRSPVTSTEALAKGVTDAKKAGRDAVLLEILRRGGPAAFIPVRLND from the coding sequence GTGCGTTATGTATATGGCATCACTTCGGCGCTGTTGATGGGCGGAACGGCGCTGGCGCTGGTTACCCAATCGCCTGTCGGCGCCCAGGTGGCCCAGAATGACAGCAGCGAAATCGCGCGGACTGTGCCGCGTTCGGGCGCACCCGAAAGCTTTGCCGATCTGGTCGAGCAGCTTCAGCCTGCCGTGGTCAATATCTCGACAAAGCAGCAGGTGACGCTGGGTGTTCGCCTCAACCCCTTTGCGGGGACCCGCGAACCGATCACCCAGGAACAGCAGGGCGGCGGATCGGGCTTTCTGATTTCAAATGACGGTTATATCGTCACCAATAATCATGTGATCTCTGGCGGCCCGCGCGGCGAGGAAGTCAATGAAGTCACCGTTACCCTGACCAATCAAAAGGAATATAAGGCAAAGATTGTCGGCCGTGATGCGGCATCCGATCTGGCCTTGCTGAAAATCGACGCCAAGGGCCTGCCCTTCGTCAAATTCGGCGACAGCAATGCCGCGCGCGTCGGCGACTGGGTGGTAGCGATCGGCAACCCGCTGGGGCTCGGCTCGACCGTGACCGCCGGTATTATTTCGGCCGTTCAGCGCAACATTGGCCAGGGCGGCGCCTATGACCGCTATATTCAGACCGATACCGCGATTAACCGCGGCAATTCGGGCGGTCCGCTGTTCGATTTGCAGGGGAATGTTGTGGGGATCAACAATATGCTGATCTCCCCCGTTGGCGCGAACATCGGCGTTAATTTCGCCATTCCCGCCGATGCGGCGATTCCGGTGATCAATGCACTGCGCGCGGGCGAGCGACCGCAGCGCGGCTATCTGGGTATCGGCATTGCGCCGGTGAATGAAGATCTGGCAGCGGCGCTGGGTCTGCCCAAGGATCGTGGCGAATTCGTCCAGCGGGTTGAACCCGATGGTGCGGCTGCCAAAGCCGGAATGAAGCGCGGCGATGTCGTGACGATGGTCAATGGCAAGGAAGTCACGCCGCGCCAGACGCTTTCCTACATTGTCGCCAATACCAAGCCGGGAACCCGCATTCCGATCGAGATCGTGCGCGACGGCAAGAAGGTGACGCTGCAGGCCGTGGTTGGCGAGCGCCCCCCGGAAAGTGAATTGGTCGGCTCCGACTTCGATCCTGAAGATGAGCAGGCGCTTCCTGACGATCCCAAGGGCAGCGCCGACAAGGTTCTGCAGGAGCAGCTGGGCCTTGCTGTTCAGCCGCTGACCAGCGATATCGCCCGGGCCGTGGGTGTCGACAGCGACACCAAGGGCCTGGTTATCGTGGCGGGTTCGCGGACGAGCGATGCGGCGCGCAAAGGATTGCGCCGCGGCGACGTGATCCTGAGCATCAATCGGTCGCCGGTTACGAGCACCGAAGCGTTGGCAAAAGGCGTCACCGATGCCAAAAAGGCGGGCCGCGATGCCGTATTGCTGGAAATCCTTCGTCGAGGCGGCCCTGCGGCCTTCATTCCGGTTCGTCTCAACGACTGA
- a CDS encoding VOC family protein has protein sequence MIGYVTLGTSDLERGAVFYDAIAKELGTPRMMETDDYIAWGKMDGPAGVALTKPFDGNPATVGNGVMVAFQAKDKDQVQRLHDIALANGGSCEGAPGPRGDNFYAAYFRDPDGNKLNAFLMG, from the coding sequence ATGATTGGATATGTGACGCTTGGAACCAGCGACCTGGAGCGGGGGGCTGTATTCTATGATGCAATTGCGAAGGAACTGGGCACCCCCCGGATGATGGAAACGGACGATTATATCGCCTGGGGAAAGATGGATGGTCCCGCCGGGGTCGCGTTGACCAAGCCTTTCGATGGCAATCCGGCTACGGTCGGAAACGGCGTGATGGTCGCTTTTCAGGCAAAGGATAAGGATCAGGTCCAGCGCCTCCATGATATTGCGCTAGCGAATGGCGGCAGCTGTGAAGGCGCTCCGGGACCACGGGGCGATAATTTTTATGCGGCTTATTTTCGGGATCCCGATGGAAACAAGCTTAACGCTTTCCTGATGGGGTGA
- a CDS encoding helicase HerA-like domain-containing protein produces MSEGSTASEIYLGLGGGGAADGPRQSLVLKRANRHGLIAGATGTGKTVSLQGLAESFSAAGVPVFVADVKGDLSGMAMAGSPTAKTHEPFSKRAAEIGDADWTYHDNPVIFWDLFGEQGHPVRTTISEMGPLLLARLMGLNDTQEGVLAIAFRVADEQEMLLLDLADLQAMLSWCAENAKELSGQYGNVSKASVGAIQRQLLTLESQGGDHFFGEPALDIMDMIQCDEKGRGYVNILAADKLMASPKLYGTFLLWLLSEIFETLPEVGDPEKPKLVFFFDEAHLLFEDAPPALTEKIEQVVRLIRSKGVGVYFVTQNPIDVPEDVAGQLGNRVQHALRAFTPRDQKAVKAAADTFRPNPKVDVAREITELKVGEALVSLLDADGAPSPVERTLIKPPCSRAGPLDKKERAIIQSVSPVEGKYDTAVNRESAEELLAAKAEQAVAAAAEAQAQEQAEKEAAAQAKEEAKRKADEERERLRAEKAAAREAAKPTMAEKMMQSAARSAATSLGRQFAGKLGSQLMRGIMGSLFK; encoded by the coding sequence GTGAGCGAGGGCAGCACGGCAAGCGAAATTTATCTGGGGCTTGGCGGAGGCGGCGCGGCGGATGGCCCGCGTCAGTCGCTGGTACTGAAACGCGCCAACCGCCATGGTCTGATCGCCGGGGCGACCGGCACCGGCAAGACGGTGAGCTTGCAGGGTTTGGCGGAAAGCTTTTCCGCCGCAGGCGTGCCCGTATTTGTTGCCGACGTAAAAGGCGATTTGTCGGGCATGGCAATGGCGGGAAGCCCGACCGCCAAGACGCATGAGCCCTTTTCCAAGCGGGCCGCAGAAATTGGCGATGCTGATTGGACCTATCACGATAATCCGGTAATTTTCTGGGACCTGTTCGGTGAGCAGGGGCATCCGGTTCGCACGACCATTTCCGAAATGGGGCCGCTGTTGCTCGCGCGGCTGATGGGGCTCAACGATACGCAGGAAGGCGTGCTCGCCATCGCCTTTCGGGTGGCTGACGAGCAGGAAATGCTGCTGCTCGATCTCGCCGATCTGCAGGCGATGCTGTCTTGGTGCGCCGAAAATGCCAAGGAGCTTTCGGGGCAATATGGCAATGTATCGAAAGCCAGCGTCGGAGCGATCCAGCGTCAGCTTTTGACCCTGGAAAGCCAGGGCGGTGATCATTTCTTTGGCGAGCCCGCGCTCGACATTATGGACATGATCCAGTGCGACGAAAAGGGGCGGGGATATGTGAACATCCTAGCCGCCGACAAGCTGATGGCCAGCCCCAAATTATATGGCACTTTTCTGCTGTGGCTTCTTTCCGAAATTTTCGAAACGTTGCCCGAAGTGGGCGATCCGGAAAAGCCCAAGCTCGTTTTCTTTTTTGACGAGGCCCATTTGTTGTTCGAAGACGCGCCGCCTGCGCTGACCGAGAAGATTGAACAGGTGGTGCGTCTTATTCGCTCCAAGGGGGTGGGCGTTTATTTCGTCACGCAAAACCCGATTGATGTGCCGGAAGATGTGGCGGGCCAATTGGGCAATCGCGTCCAGCATGCGCTGCGTGCCTTTACCCCGCGCGACCAAAAAGCCGTAAAGGCCGCTGCCGATACTTTTCGGCCCAATCCAAAAGTCGATGTCGCGCGGGAAATTACGGAGCTGAAGGTCGGCGAGGCTCTGGTCTCGCTGCTCGATGCCGATGGTGCGCCGTCGCCGGTCGAGCGCACCTTGATCAAGCCGCCGTGCTCGCGTGCAGGTCCGCTCGACAAGAAAGAGCGGGCGATCATCCAATCGGTTTCGCCCGTTGAGGGCAAATATGACACGGCGGTTAATCGCGAAAGCGCCGAAGAACTGCTCGCAGCCAAGGCTGAACAGGCCGTCGCGGCTGCCGCCGAGGCACAGGCGCAAGAGCAGGCTGAAAAAGAAGCTGCCGCCCAGGCCAAGGAAGAAGCCAAGCGCAAGGCGGACGAAGAACGCGAGCGCTTGCGTGCTGAAAAAGCCGCCGCGCGCGAGGCCGCCAAGCCGACTATGGCGGAAAAGATGATGCAATCGGCGGCGCGTTCCGCAGCCACCAGCCTGGGGCGTCAATTCGCTGGCAAGTTGGGCAGCCAGTTGATGCGCGGCATTATGGGCAGCTTGTTCAAATAA
- a CDS encoding S8 family serine peptidase produces the protein MRYAILVLAIGALLIGGGAPSASAQLSLPQIGVPDQRGSLPPLSPLPSPLPEVERSARGLVNGGLERVRLDRIATLLREHPGRVELDRDKQIARAGVLIASGVDAAMLAKAEGAGFTLIDRERIEGLDLEIMRFRLPRGQSLARAQKRLAKLLPEAEVDADHLYFQSAGSGHAAGGALSGAALAMATPGGRASLGLIDGGVAKHAALSGRVEQRGFASGAPRPSAHGTAVASLMIGTGPVRGGAPGARLLAADVYGNDPAGGNASAIARALGWLAERGVAVTTISLVGPDNRLLGLAVRRAQRRGMLIVAAVGNDGPAAPPAYPAAWLGVLGVTGVDDKARALPEARVKSGVDFAAPGADMAAADEKGGVAAVRGTSFAAPLVAGRLARHYGAPDVQRIEPAVAALIAEAHDLGKKGRDKIYGHGLICGDCARR, from the coding sequence ATGCGATATGCGATTTTGGTTCTGGCGATAGGCGCGCTGCTGATCGGCGGCGGCGCCCCGAGCGCCTCGGCGCAGCTTTCGCTGCCGCAGATCGGTGTTCCCGACCAGCGCGGGAGCCTGCCACCGCTTTCGCCCCTGCCGTCGCCGCTGCCCGAGGTCGAGCGGAGCGCGCGCGGGCTGGTGAATGGCGGGCTGGAGCGCGTTCGACTGGACCGGATCGCCACTTTGCTGCGCGAACATCCGGGACGGGTCGAGCTGGACCGCGACAAGCAGATTGCGCGTGCGGGCGTCCTGATCGCAAGCGGGGTCGATGCCGCTATGCTGGCCAAGGCTGAAGGAGCGGGTTTTACACTGATCGACCGGGAGCGGATTGAAGGACTCGACCTCGAGATCATGCGCTTTCGCTTGCCCCGGGGGCAAAGCCTTGCGCGCGCGCAAAAACGGCTCGCCAAGCTTTTGCCCGAGGCGGAGGTCGATGCCGACCATCTTTATTTTCAAAGCGCGGGCAGCGGGCATGCCGCGGGCGGCGCGCTTTCCGGCGCGGCGCTGGCGATGGCGACACCGGGCGGACGCGCCTCGCTGGGGCTGATCGACGGCGGCGTTGCCAAGCATGCTGCCCTGTCTGGCCGCGTCGAGCAACGCGGCTTTGCTAGCGGCGCGCCCCGGCCGAGCGCGCATGGCACGGCGGTGGCGTCCTTGATGATCGGCACCGGGCCGGTCCGGGGGGGCGCCCCCGGAGCGCGGCTGCTCGCTGCCGATGTTTATGGCAATGATCCGGCGGGCGGTAATGCCAGCGCCATTGCCCGCGCGCTCGGCTGGCTTGCCGAACGCGGGGTTGCCGTGACAACGATCAGCCTCGTCGGGCCGGACAATAGGCTGTTGGGGCTTGCGGTGCGGCGCGCACAGCGACGCGGCATGCTGATTGTTGCGGCGGTGGGCAATGACGGCCCCGCTGCGCCGCCCGCCTATCCCGCCGCATGGCTGGGGGTGCTGGGCGTGACCGGGGTCGATGACAAGGCCCGCGCGCTTCCCGAAGCGCGGGTGAAGTCGGGGGTCGATTTTGCGGCGCCTGGCGCCGATATGGCCGCGGCGGATGAAAAGGGCGGGGTTGCGGCGGTGCGCGGCACCTCCTTTGCCGCGCCGCTCGTCGCGGGACGGCTCGCGCGCCATTATGGCGCGCCCGATGTTCAGCGGATCGAGCCTGCCGTCGCCGCCCTGATCGCCGAAGCGCATGATCTGGGTAAAAAGGGGCGTGACAAAATCTATGGCCATGGGCTGATTTGCGGCGATTGCGCGCGCCGCTGA
- a CDS encoding anti-sigma factor family protein yields MTFDPETIAAFVDGELDDLTAHRITREAETNAALAAEIARHRALRDRLAAHYAPVAEEPVPDRLTALLAGASEQSGDRIVDSLAERRAAREAKGRSRHWLMGQWSGAQWGAMAASLALGLTIGLRPWAPAAPVAMADGMVVAAGPLAQALDTQLASNQTGDAAVRIGMSFRDRQGRYCRSFESDALDGIGCHSANGWALERTQAGTASSEFRQASSSGLAQAAAAMMVGAPLDGAAERAARDAGWGATR; encoded by the coding sequence ATGACTTTCGATCCTGAAACCATCGCCGCTTTCGTCGATGGCGAGCTTGATGATCTCACGGCGCATCGCATCACCCGTGAGGCCGAAACCAATGCCGCACTTGCCGCCGAGATCGCGCGCCATCGCGCGCTGCGTGACCGGCTCGCTGCCCATTATGCACCCGTTGCCGAAGAGCCGGTGCCCGATCGCCTCACGGCGCTCCTTGCTGGTGCAAGCGAGCAATCGGGAGACAGGATCGTTGACAGTCTAGCCGAGCGACGCGCGGCAAGGGAAGCAAAAGGCCGCAGCAGACATTGGCTCATGGGCCAATGGAGCGGGGCGCAGTGGGGCGCGATGGCGGCCTCGCTGGCGCTGGGCCTCACCATCGGGCTGCGGCCATGGGCCCCGGCAGCGCCCGTCGCCATGGCCGATGGCATGGTTGTGGCTGCCGGCCCGCTCGCCCAGGCGCTCGACACCCAGCTTGCGTCCAATCAGACAGGCGATGCCGCGGTGCGGATCGGGATGAGTTTTCGCGACCGTCAAGGCCGTTATTGCCGCAGCTTTGAGAGCGACGCGCTCGACGGCATCGGCTGCCACAGCGCCAATGGCTGGGCGCTCGAACGCACGCAGGCGGGGACGGCGAGCAGCGAATTTCGGCAGGCCTCCTCCAGCGGACTGGCCCAAGCGGCCGCCGCCATGATGGTCGGCGCACCGCTGGACGGCGCCGCCGAACGCGCTGCGCGCGACGCAGGTTGGGGCGCTACCCGCTAA
- a CDS encoding acetyl-CoA C-acetyltransferase, which produces MTLRRAAIVAPIRTPVGKFGGALSAMTAGDLGAVILKALMERTAIDPARVDDVVFSQGYGNGEAPCIGHWSWLAAGLPIEVPGYQLDRRCGSGLQAIVNAAMMVQTGMSDVIVAGGCESMSNVEHYSTDLRKGVRAGNVTLHDRLTRGRVMSQPIERFGVISGMIETAENLAKDYDISREACDAYAVRSHQNAAAAWAKGLFDDEMVPVSVPQRKGDPILFDHDEGYRADASMESLGKLRALEGGVVTAGNASQQNDAAAACLVVAEDKLDELGLEPVAWYHSSAAAGCDPSRMGIGPVPATERLFARSGLGWDDIDLVELNEAFAPQVLAVLKGWGWSEGDSRMDMLNVNGSGISLGHPIGATGGRILANLTRELKRRGGRYGLETMCIGGGQGIAAIFEAA; this is translated from the coding sequence ATGACCCTGCGCCGCGCCGCCATCGTCGCCCCCATCCGCACCCCCGTCGGCAAGTTCGGCGGCGCGCTGTCCGCGATGACCGCGGGCGATCTGGGCGCGGTCATATTGAAGGCGTTGATGGAGCGCACCGCGATCGACCCCGCGCGCGTCGACGATGTCGTTTTCAGCCAGGGCTATGGCAATGGCGAGGCGCCGTGCATCGGCCACTGGTCATGGCTCGCCGCTGGGCTGCCGATCGAGGTTCCGGGCTATCAGCTCGACCGCCGCTGCGGTTCGGGGCTACAGGCGATCGTCAACGCCGCGATGATGGTGCAGACCGGCATGTCCGATGTCATCGTCGCGGGCGGGTGCGAGAGCATGTCCAACGTCGAACATTATTCGACCGACCTTCGAAAGGGCGTGCGCGCGGGCAATGTCACGCTGCACGACCGGCTGACGCGTGGGCGCGTGATGTCGCAGCCGATCGAGCGTTTCGGCGTGATCAGCGGCATGATCGAAACGGCGGAAAATCTGGCCAAAGATTACGATATCAGCCGCGAGGCGTGCGACGCCTATGCCGTGCGCAGCCATCAGAACGCTGCCGCGGCCTGGGCCAAAGGGCTGTTCGACGACGAGATGGTCCCAGTCAGCGTGCCGCAGCGCAAGGGCGATCCCATCCTCTTCGACCATGACGAGGGCTATCGCGCCGATGCGAGCATGGAGAGCCTGGGCAAGCTGCGCGCGCTGGAAGGCGGGGTGGTCACCGCGGGCAATGCGAGCCAGCAGAATGACGCCGCCGCCGCCTGTCTGGTGGTGGCGGAGGACAAGCTGGATGAACTCGGCCTTGAACCCGTCGCCTGGTATCACAGCTCGGCAGCGGCGGGCTGCGACCCCAGCCGCATGGGCATCGGCCCCGTTCCCGCGACCGAGCGGCTCTTTGCGCGCAGCGGCCTTGGCTGGGATGATATCGATCTGGTCGAATTGAACGAAGCCTTCGCGCCGCAGGTGCTCGCGGTGCTGAAGGGCTGGGGCTGGTCGGAAGGCGACAGCCGCATGGACATGCTCAATGTCAACGGATCGGGCATCTCGCTCGGCCACCCCATTGGCGCGACCGGCGGGCGCATCCTGGCCAACCTGACCCGCGAGCTCAAGCGGCGCGGCGGGCGCTATGGGCTTGAAACCATGTGCATCGGCGGCGGCCAGGGCATCGCCGCGATCTTCGAGGCCGCATGA
- a CDS encoding CoA transferase → MYDLLPSLSVIEASSFVASPTAGLYLAQMGAEVIRVDQIGGGPDFRRWPVTADNDSLYWENLNRAKKSVALDLSRPEGRELLQELVRAAGQFVTNFPVDGFLAHERLAERCAELITVRVMGWADGSPALDYTVNNSVGYPMLTGAGPEPVNHVLPAWDLLTGAYTAFALMAAIERRRATGTGGEVRIPLSDVAIGTVANLGGIAEVLYARENRPRLGNAVYGLFGRDFTTRDGRRTMIVVVTPRQWANLVAALRLGEAVAAVEAERGVSFAGDDGLRFTHRDALYPLFEAAIAARDHDDLAAAFDAGGIVHSPYRTMLDAANDPALVADNPIFGAAENPSGFAYPAAGSFATLPQQERQPPRPAPRNGQHSEQILAERLSLPSGEIARLIDAGIVGVG, encoded by the coding sequence GCCTCCCCCACCGCCGGCCTTTACTTGGCGCAAATGGGAGCCGAAGTGATCCGGGTCGACCAGATCGGCGGCGGCCCCGATTTTCGCCGCTGGCCCGTCACCGCAGACAATGATTCCCTCTATTGGGAAAATCTCAACCGTGCGAAAAAGTCGGTGGCGCTCGACCTCTCCCGCCCCGAAGGTCGTGAATTGCTGCAAGAGCTGGTGCGCGCCGCCGGGCAGTTCGTCACCAATTTTCCGGTCGACGGTTTCCTGGCGCACGAGCGCCTTGCCGAACGATGCGCGGAGTTGATCACGGTGCGCGTCATGGGCTGGGCCGACGGCTCGCCCGCGCTCGACTATACGGTCAACAACAGCGTCGGTTATCCGATGCTGACCGGCGCCGGGCCGGAACCGGTCAACCATGTCCTTCCCGCCTGGGACCTGCTGACCGGCGCTTATACCGCCTTTGCGCTGATGGCAGCGATCGAACGGAGGCGCGCGACCGGAACGGGCGGCGAGGTGCGCATCCCGCTGTCCGATGTCGCCATCGGCACCGTCGCCAATCTGGGCGGGATTGCTGAGGTGCTGTACGCGCGAGAGAACCGCCCCCGGCTGGGCAACGCCGTCTATGGCCTGTTCGGACGCGATTTTACGACGCGCGACGGACGGCGGACGATGATCGTCGTCGTTACCCCGCGGCAATGGGCGAACCTGGTCGCGGCGCTGCGTCTGGGCGAAGCGGTTGCTGCGGTCGAGGCCGAACGCGGCGTGTCCTTCGCCGGAGACGACGGCCTGCGCTTTACCCATCGCGACGCGCTCTATCCGCTGTTCGAGGCCGCGATCGCCGCGCGCGACCATGACGATCTTGCCGCCGCTTTTGACGCAGGCGGCATCGTCCATTCGCCCTATCGCACCATGCTCGACGCCGCGAACGACCCGGCGCTCGTTGCGGACAATCCCATTTTCGGCGCGGCGGAAAACCCCAGCGGCTTTGCCTATCCCGCCGCAGGTAGCTTCGCCACGCTGCCGCAGCAGGAGCGCCAGCCACCGCGCCCCGCGCCGCGCAACGGCCAGCATAGCGAGCAAATTTTGGCCGAACGCCTGTCGCTGCCATCGGGCGAGATTGCCCGGCTGATCGATGCGGGGATTGTCGGTGTCGGTTGA
- a CDS encoding RNA polymerase sigma factor: MRFEDELVELLPRLRRFARGLTGNTSDADDLCQAAIERALKSQDQWSHGTRLDSWMYRITRNLWIDDRRAAGRRGIHAPIDDAVTQVAGDDAAQVEAGVVGGDVDKAMARLPDEQREVVLLVLVEGYAYREAADILDVPIGTVTSRLARGRESLMQMLGEAA, from the coding sequence ATGCGCTTTGAGGACGAATTGGTCGAGCTGTTGCCGCGCCTGCGCCGCTTTGCGCGCGGGCTGACCGGCAACACCAGCGACGCCGACGATCTGTGTCAGGCGGCGATCGAGCGCGCGCTGAAATCGCAGGATCAATGGAGCCATGGGACAAGACTGGATAGCTGGATGTACCGGATAACGCGCAACCTCTGGATCGACGACCGCCGCGCCGCCGGACGGCGCGGCATCCACGCCCCTATCGACGATGCCGTCACTCAGGTGGCGGGCGACGATGCGGCACAGGTCGAGGCGGGCGTGGTCGGGGGCGATGTCGACAAGGCCATGGCGCGCCTTCCCGATGAACAACGCGAAGTCGTCCTGCTAGTGCTGGTCGAAGGCTATGCCTATCGCGAAGCCGCCGACATATTGGACGTGCCGATCGGCACCGTCACATCACGGCTGGCGCGGGGCCGCGAAAGCCTGATGCAGATGCTGGGAGAAGCCGCATGA
- a CDS encoding DUF481 domain-containing protein produces the protein MILLSPLTTLAALTAVQPLSFGPVPVQFEAVPSEGLETRSAAVLLSAEEQLSTPPSVILPLPDALRTLIEAAMVKGEDGEVATVITLARETHPQSAPEIDALFAAYEAQRDPADKKEVPNPVREMLEVAIESGQDRDVETVGKLAKQANPEDAALFETMLAEYRTKRAKEKAAKEAAERARIEQAKLWENWTGEGQIGASHATGNTKSAGLSLGIGITRKGIDWDQRFRAQADYQRTNGRTTVDRYLAEYEPQIRISPRAFVFGLGRWEDDRMQGFDTRWSASGGLGYKVIQQDNMTLNVKAGPAWRQTHYIKGGQDTELTGLAGLDFAWQMSPTLRLTQTASTIVGERTTATSALTSVNAKLTEDLSARFSYAADLDTNPPAGIEKLDTRTRFTLVYGF, from the coding sequence ATGATTCTGCTTTCCCCTCTGACGACCCTCGCTGCGCTGACCGCCGTCCAGCCGCTGTCCTTTGGCCCCGTGCCGGTCCAGTTCGAAGCCGTGCCGAGCGAGGGCCTGGAAACGCGAAGCGCGGCCGTTCTGTTGTCCGCTGAAGAGCAGCTCAGCACGCCGCCATCGGTCATCCTGCCTTTGCCGGATGCGCTGAGGACGCTGATCGAAGCGGCAATGGTCAAGGGCGAAGATGGCGAAGTGGCGACCGTGATAACCCTCGCGCGCGAGACGCATCCGCAAAGCGCGCCTGAAATTGATGCGCTATTTGCGGCCTATGAAGCGCAGCGGGATCCCGCCGACAAGAAGGAGGTCCCGAATCCGGTACGTGAAATGCTGGAGGTCGCGATTGAAAGCGGTCAGGACCGCGACGTCGAAACGGTCGGCAAGCTGGCCAAGCAGGCCAATCCAGAGGATGCGGCGCTGTTCGAAACGATGCTTGCCGAATATCGTACCAAAAGAGCCAAGGAAAAAGCCGCCAAGGAAGCTGCTGAGCGTGCGCGGATCGAACAGGCGAAGCTGTGGGAAAATTGGACTGGTGAGGGGCAGATTGGCGCGTCGCATGCGACGGGCAATACCAAGTCTGCGGGCCTTAGCCTCGGAATTGGCATCACGCGCAAGGGCATCGACTGGGACCAGCGTTTTCGGGCCCAGGCCGATTATCAACGCACCAACGGACGCACAACGGTAGACAGATATTTGGCCGAATATGAACCGCAAATTCGTATCAGTCCGCGTGCCTTTGTTTTTGGTCTGGGACGCTGGGAAGATGACCGGATGCAAGGGTTTGACACCCGCTGGAGCGCCTCTGGCGGGCTAGGTTACAAGGTGATTCAGCAGGATAATATGACGCTGAACGTCAAGGCCGGGCCTGCCTGGAGGCAGACACATTATATCAAGGGGGGGCAGGACACCGAACTGACCGGGCTGGCAGGCCTTGATTTCGCCTGGCAGATGTCACCGACGCTGCGGTTGACCCAAACGGCGTCGACCATCGTCGGCGAACGCACGACGGCGACCAGTGCGCTAACCTCGGTCAACGCCAAGTTGACCGAGGATTTATCCGCGCGCTTTTCCTACGCTGCCGATCTCGACACCAATCCGCCGGCGGGGATTGAAAAGCTTGATACGCGTACGCGCTTTACGCTGGTTTACGGTTTTTAG
- a CDS encoding acyl-CoA dehydrogenase family protein → MIPDYSDIRAEVAKLCAAFPGPYWQAKDRAREYPSEFVAALGEAGYLAALIPEEYGGAGLPLSAAAAILEEIQRQGCNGGAVHAQMYVMGTLLRHGSEEQKSRYLPRVATGELRLQAFGVTEPTSGTDTLSLKTTAKRDGDHYVVSGQKLWTSRAEHSDLMILLARTTPRGEAASRTEGLSVFLVDMKEALAASTLSIRPIDTMMNHATTEIFFDQMHVPAANLIGEEGKGFRYILSGMNAERLLIAAECIGDAKWFIEKASSYAKERVLFGRPIGQNQGVQFPIARAYAQMRAAELLVLDGIARYEAGDNAGAEANMAKMLAAEASWAAGEACIQTHGGFGFAAEYDIERKFRETRLYQVAPISTNMILSYVAEHVLGMPRSY, encoded by the coding sequence ATGATCCCCGATTACAGCGACATTCGCGCCGAGGTCGCCAAGCTTTGCGCGGCCTTTCCCGGCCCCTATTGGCAGGCGAAGGACCGCGCGCGCGAATATCCCAGCGAATTTGTCGCCGCGCTGGGCGAAGCGGGCTATCTCGCCGCGCTGATCCCGGAGGAATATGGCGGCGCGGGACTGCCGCTGTCCGCCGCCGCCGCGATATTGGAGGAAATCCAGCGACAGGGTTGCAACGGAGGCGCGGTCCACGCACAAATGTATGTGATGGGCACTTTGCTGCGCCACGGATCAGAGGAACAGAAAAGCCGCTATCTGCCGCGCGTCGCCACGGGCGAATTGCGGTTGCAGGCCTTTGGCGTCACCGAACCGACGAGCGGCACCGACACGCTGAGCCTGAAGACCACGGCCAAAAGGGATGGCGACCATTATGTCGTCAGCGGCCAGAAATTGTGGACCAGCCGCGCGGAGCACAGCGACCTGATGATCCTGCTCGCGCGCACGACCCCGCGCGGGGAAGCGGCGAGCCGTACCGAGGGTCTGTCGGTCTTTCTGGTCGACATGAAGGAAGCGCTGGCCGCGAGCACGCTGTCGATCCGCCCGATCGACACGATGATGAACCATGCGACGACCGAAATCTTCTTTGACCAGATGCACGTGCCCGCAGCGAACCTGATCGGCGAGGAGGGCAAGGGCTTTCGCTACATCCTTTCCGGCATGAATGCCGAACGGCTGCTGATCGCCGCCGAGTGCATCGGCGATGCGAAATGGTTCATCGAGAAAGCAAGCAGCTATGCGAAGGAGCGCGTGCTGTTCGGCCGCCCGATCGGCCAGAATCAGGGGGTGCAATTCCCCATCGCCCGCGCCTATGCCCAGATGCGCGCCGCCGAACTGCTCGTCCTCGACGGGATCGCCAGATATGAAGCGGGCGACAATGCGGGGGCAGAGGCGAATATGGCCAAGATGCTGGCGGCCGAGGCAAGCTGGGCGGCAGGCGAAGCGTGCATCCAGACCCATGGCGGCTTTGGCTTCGCCGCCGAATATGACATCGAACGCAAATTCCGCGAAACCCGCCTCTATCAGGTCGCGCCGATCAGCACGAACATGATCCTGTCCTATGTCGCGGAACATGTGCTGGGAATGCCGCGCAGCTATTGA